The following proteins are co-located in the Fusobacteria bacterium ZRK30 genome:
- a CDS encoding bifunctional diguanylate cyclase/phosphodiesterase gives MKVKQNVKIFILLTIGIFIYGYLGYSYLRDKELQEINSNLYRAAKNIPYYLGNDYTFKNMDKNSHTDEEALRTTEILNEMSKANKVDYLYTIVDEKGMPTYTAVGGDVEEYLGKVRDRDPTELYWINFQDLEDDSIKETIDVLKNKSIHYIDSTDKGGGFRSVYLVLESKDGRKYIAGADIKMKNLNLRILEKFTYIILNGVLIILLVLLLISTTRRILSQKEKITEELYIKSNFDNLTGVLKREKGMEKLNELIDYNNANKINKKVYFGLFDIVDLTYINNEFGMEIGDKAIISLVSILRETFRSSDKIIRLNGDQFLVVIEGSVDSGEIIKLEKRFLENLEKFNEMKGNEYKIFICKVFKEYKRDLSIKTAMKTLFDQLDFEKKHGDGAFYLLGNDIKKGIENEEFKIYYQPKVNLKTKKVEFEALMRWNHPEKGNISPGIFIPIAEKSSLIIDLTYFLIEQVKKDIVKLKTPVSLNISPIHFNKKYFSEEIITKHGTLKGINFELTEGAFIDDIDKSIEKMKNLKKIGINFLIDDFGTGYSSLSYLSKLPITTLKIDRSFVINMFECTENMKIIKTIIELGKSLSLEVIVEGTETIEEINMLKEMGVEIFQGYYYGKPEKLEEVIKKLDENEYTKKI, from the coding sequence ATGAAGGTTAAGCAGAATGTAAAAATATTTATACTACTGACAATAGGAATATTTATCTATGGATACTTAGGATATTCGTATTTGAGAGATAAGGAGTTACAGGAAATAAATTCTAACCTCTATAGAGCGGCAAAAAATATACCATATTATCTAGGAAATGATTATACATTTAAAAATATGGATAAGAACTCACATACCGATGAAGAAGCATTGAGAACAACAGAAATTTTAAATGAGATGTCAAAGGCAAACAAGGTTGACTATCTATATACTATAGTAGATGAAAAAGGTATGCCGACTTATACAGCAGTTGGAGGAGATGTTGAGGAATATCTAGGAAAGGTAAGAGACAGGGATCCAACAGAGCTTTATTGGATAAATTTTCAAGATTTAGAAGATGACTCTATAAAGGAAACTATCGATGTATTGAAAAATAAAAGTATTCATTATATAGATAGTACAGATAAAGGTGGAGGATTTAGGTCTGTATATCTGGTGTTGGAATCTAAAGACGGAAGAAAATATATTGCCGGTGCAGATATAAAGATGAAAAATTTAAATTTAAGAATTTTAGAAAAATTTACCTACATAATATTAAATGGTGTTTTAATAATATTGCTGGTTCTTTTGTTGATCTCTACTACAAGGAGAATACTTAGCCAGAAAGAAAAGATCACCGAAGAACTCTATATAAAATCTAACTTTGATAACCTTACAGGGGTATTAAAAAGAGAAAAAGGTATGGAAAAATTAAATGAATTAATAGATTATAACAATGCCAATAAAATTAATAAAAAGGTATATTTTGGATTGTTTGATATAGTAGATCTAACTTATATTAACAATGAATTTGGTATGGAAATAGGTGATAAAGCTATAATTTCTTTGGTTTCTATATTGAGAGAAACTTTTAGGAGCAGCGATAAAATTATAAGGTTAAATGGAGACCAATTTTTAGTGGTTATAGAAGGTTCAGTTGATTCAGGAGAAATAATAAAATTAGAAAAAAGGTTTTTAGAAAATCTAGAAAAATTCAATGAGATGAAGGGAAATGAATATAAGATATTTATTTGTAAAGTTTTTAAGGAATATAAGAGAGACCTGTCTATAAAAACTGCTATGAAAACTTTATTTGATCAGCTTGATTTTGAAAAAAAACATGGAGATGGAGCGTTCTATCTGTTGGGAAATGATATAAAGAAAGGAATAGAAAATGAGGAGTTTAAAATTTACTATCAGCCTAAAGTAAATTTAAAGACTAAAAAAGTTGAATTTGAAGCACTTATGAGGTGGAATCACCCTGAAAAAGGTAACATCTCTCCAGGAATATTTATACCTATAGCTGAAAAATCTTCTTTAATTATAGATCTTACTTATTTTTTAATAGAGCAGGTAAAAAAAGATATAGTAAAATTAAAAACTCCTGTATCATTGAATATATCTCCAATACATTTTAATAAAAAATATTTTTCAGAGGAGATAATAACTAAACACGGGACCTTAAAAGGCATTAATTTTGAACTTACTGAAGGTGCATTTATAGACGATATTGATAAATCTATTGAAAAAATGAAAAATTTAAAAAAAATAGGGATCAATTTTTTAATAGATGATTTTGGTACTGGGTATTCATCCCTTTCCTATCTGTCGAAACTACCCATAACCACTTTAAAGATTGATCGATCATTTGTAATCAATATGTTTGAATGTACTGAAAATATGAAGATTATAAAAACCATCATCGAGTTAGGTAAGAGTTTGAGTTTAGAGGTTATCGTAGAGGGGACAGAAACCATAGAAGAGATAAATATGTTAAAGGAGATGGGAGTAGAAATTTTCCAGGGGTATTACTACGGTAAACCAGAAAAATTAGAGGAAGTAATAAAAAAATTAGATGAAAATGAATATACTAAAAAAATCTAA